A region from the Natronoarchaeum mannanilyticum genome encodes:
- the ligA gene encoding NAD-dependent DNA ligase LigA: protein MASDLDDNPYFRDPPTDFEPVEDLSEARAREQAEQLREAVRRHDRRYYVEGDPVIADRTYDALFARLEALEDEFALDAEDSPTRRVGGEPVESFDAVEHVAPMLSIDQSGDAEDVYEFDERVRGDLRASGHAGEVDYVCEPKFDGISIEVVYEEGSLVRAATRGDGREGDDVTENVRTIRSIPQRLAGDPPEFLAVRGEVFMPRDAFQAYNRERVESGDDPFANPRNATAGTIRQHDPSVVADRPLDCFFFEVLDSSDGWATRWAEDQALPEFGLKVNEHTERVDSIEDAIEYRDAMLERRDDLNYEIDGVVIKVDDAEKREELGSTARHYRWAFAYKFPARTEVTTIREIAVQVGRTGRLTPVALLDPVDVGGVTVSRASLHNPDEIADLGVDIGDKVRIERAGDVIPQVAEVVEDGSDGEDGDAHFAFPDRCPVCDSPVERDGPMAYCTGGLACDAQLRESVVYYGSDDGLDIEGLGERTVRQFLDAGLITDSVADLYEIDADELVDLEGWGERSAEKLLAELEATKEPPLDDFLAALGIPHVGAATARQLAREFGSLDAVMAADAEELEDVPDVGPVVAEQIRDFFDSEANRAVVADLRDHGVEPQDADVEGGDELEGLTFVFTGSLPNYTRSEAQELVEDHGGSATGSVSGNTDYLVAGENPGQTKRDDADAEGVPQLDGEEEFEELLEDRGAL, encoded by the coding sequence ATGGCGTCCGATCTCGACGACAACCCCTACTTCCGCGACCCCCCGACCGACTTCGAGCCGGTCGAGGACCTCTCGGAAGCGCGGGCCCGCGAGCAGGCCGAACAGCTCAGGGAAGCGGTCCGGCGTCACGACCGCCGCTACTACGTCGAGGGCGACCCCGTCATCGCCGATCGCACCTACGACGCGCTGTTCGCCCGCCTCGAAGCGCTCGAAGACGAGTTCGCCCTCGACGCCGAGGACAGCCCCACCCGCAGAGTCGGCGGCGAGCCGGTGGAGTCGTTCGACGCCGTCGAGCACGTCGCGCCGATGCTCTCGATCGACCAGAGCGGCGACGCCGAGGACGTCTACGAGTTCGACGAGCGCGTCCGCGGCGACCTACGTGCCAGCGGGCACGCGGGCGAGGTCGACTACGTCTGCGAGCCGAAGTTCGACGGTATCTCGATCGAAGTCGTCTACGAGGAGGGCAGCCTCGTGCGCGCAGCGACGCGGGGCGACGGTCGCGAGGGCGACGACGTCACCGAGAACGTCCGGACGATCCGGTCGATCCCCCAGCGCCTCGCCGGCGATCCGCCCGAGTTCCTCGCGGTGCGGGGCGAGGTGTTCATGCCCCGCGACGCCTTCCAGGCGTACAACCGCGAGCGCGTCGAGAGCGGCGACGACCCGTTCGCGAACCCCCGGAACGCCACCGCGGGGACGATCCGCCAGCACGACCCCTCGGTCGTCGCCGATCGGCCCCTCGACTGCTTCTTCTTCGAGGTGCTCGATTCGAGCGACGGCTGGGCGACCCGGTGGGCCGAGGATCAGGCGCTGCCCGAGTTCGGCCTCAAGGTCAACGAGCACACCGAGCGCGTCGACTCGATCGAGGACGCGATCGAGTACCGCGACGCCATGCTGGAGCGCCGGGACGACCTGAACTACGAGATCGACGGCGTCGTGATCAAGGTCGACGACGCCGAGAAGCGCGAGGAGCTGGGATCGACCGCCCGCCACTACCGGTGGGCGTTCGCCTACAAGTTCCCCGCCCGCACCGAGGTGACGACGATCCGCGAGATCGCGGTGCAGGTCGGCCGTACCGGACGGCTCACGCCGGTCGCGCTGCTCGACCCGGTCGACGTCGGCGGCGTCACCGTCTCGCGAGCGAGCCTGCACAACCCCGACGAGATCGCGGATCTGGGCGTCGACATCGGCGACAAGGTGCGCATCGAGCGGGCGGGCGACGTGATCCCGCAGGTCGCCGAAGTGGTCGAAGACGGGAGCGACGGCGAGGACGGCGACGCGCACTTCGCGTTCCCGGATCGCTGCCCGGTCTGTGATAGTCCGGTCGAGCGCGACGGGCCGATGGCGTACTGCACCGGCGGGCTGGCCTGCGACGCCCAGCTGCGCGAGTCGGTGGTCTACTACGGTAGCGACGACGGCCTCGACATCGAGGGGCTGGGCGAGCGCACGGTGCGCCAGTTCCTCGACGCGGGGCTGATTACCGACAGCGTGGCGGACCTCTACGAGATCGACGCCGACGAGCTGGTCGACCTGGAGGGCTGGGGCGAGCGCAGCGCCGAGAAGCTGCTCGCCGAGCTCGAAGCGACCAAAGAGCCGCCACTCGACGACTTCCTCGCCGCGCTGGGCATCCCGCACGTCGGCGCCGCGACGGCCCGCCAGCTCGCCCGCGAGTTCGGCTCGCTCGACGCCGTGATGGCCGCCGACGCCGAGGAGCTGGAGGACGTGCCCGACGTCGGTCCCGTCGTCGCCGAGCAGATCCGCGACTTTTTCGACTCCGAGGCGAACCGCGCGGTCGTCGCGGACCTGCGCGACCACGGCGTCGAGCCGCAGGACGCCGACGTCGAGGGTGGCGACGAACTGGAGGGACTTACCTTCGTGTTCACGGGCAGCTTGCCGAACTACACCCGCAGCGAGGCTCAGGAGCTGGTCGAGGACCACGGCGGCTCGGCGACCGGGAGCGTGTCGGGCAACACCGACTACCTCGTCGCGGGCGAGAACCCGGGCCAGACCAAGCGCGACGACGCCGACGCGGAGGGCGTTCCGCAGCTCGACGGCGAAGAAGAATTCGAGGAACTGCTCGAAGACCGCGGCGCGCTGTAG
- a CDS encoding DUF2071 domain-containing protein, with product MVVPLEMGWRHLLFENRPVEPDVMDAHLPEGLAPDTYDGSAWLSVVPFTNVAVRPKGVPEPLGIRLPELNLRTYVTRDGVPSVYFFTLDAQDVASVLGARIFHHLPYHYARISLEVTDGRVNFRSRRRHPGARPARYEGTYRPSGEPFAAPDDPFGEFLVERYRFYTEAQDGSIRYTDVEHDPWTLYPADADIETNTLLAAHGFAEPDAEPVYYYSPGLDVVASRSKRL from the coding sequence ATGGTCGTCCCGCTGGAGATGGGGTGGCGTCACCTCCTGTTCGAGAACCGGCCGGTCGAGCCCGACGTCATGGACGCGCACCTCCCCGAGGGGCTCGCGCCCGACACGTACGACGGCTCGGCGTGGCTCTCGGTCGTGCCGTTCACCAACGTCGCCGTGCGCCCGAAGGGCGTCCCCGAACCGCTCGGAATCCGACTGCCCGAACTCAACCTCAGAACGTACGTCACCCGCGACGGCGTCCCCAGCGTCTACTTCTTCACGCTCGACGCGCAGGACGTCGCGAGCGTCCTCGGCGCGCGGATCTTCCACCACCTGCCGTACCACTACGCCCGGATTTCGCTGGAGGTTACCGACGGCCGGGTGAATTTTCGCAGTCGGCGTCGCCACCCGGGCGCCCGCCCCGCCCGCTACGAGGGGACGTACCGGCCGAGCGGCGAGCCGTTCGCGGCGCCCGACGATCCGTTCGGGGAGTTCCTCGTCGAGCGCTACCGGTTCTACACCGAAGCTCAGGACGGGTCGATCCGGTACACGGACGTCGAGCACGACCCCTGGACGCTGTACCCCGCCGACGCCGACATCGAGACGAACACGCTGCTGGCGGCCCACGGGTTCGCGGAGCCCGACGCCGAGCCGGTGTACTACTACAGTCCTGGACTGGACGTGGTCGCCTCGCGGAGCAAGCGGCTGTAG
- a CDS encoding ABC transporter permease produces MSWQIIARKEVQDAARSRVLHALTGAMVLIALALMGVYVGAPRLFGTPASNLTFQNFVASLGPASAFVPILAAMLGYKAIVGERESGSLALLLSQPHSRDDVVIGKFVGRAVVLAVPIALAFAAGFGVVAVAFDAYSIAGYVGFLGALLLVGIAYVAIAIAVSASTGSTTKAAAGVLAYYLVFKWLWGALVLATNAVRARLATGEWVVQIGGFPEWVSVMFMLSPHNAYQIVLRDVVLTEYSVWYAEPYMTAWTGGVVLALWTVGALTIGLWRFDAVDL; encoded by the coding sequence ATGAGCTGGCAGATCATCGCCCGCAAGGAGGTCCAGGACGCGGCGCGCTCGCGCGTGCTCCACGCGCTGACGGGCGCGATGGTGCTGATCGCGCTGGCGCTGATGGGCGTGTACGTCGGCGCGCCGCGGCTGTTCGGCACGCCCGCGAGCAACCTGACGTTCCAGAACTTCGTCGCATCGCTCGGCCCGGCGTCGGCGTTCGTGCCGATCCTCGCCGCGATGCTGGGCTACAAGGCGATCGTCGGCGAGCGCGAGAGCGGCAGCCTCGCGCTGTTGCTCTCCCAGCCCCACAGCCGGGACGACGTGGTGATCGGGAAGTTCGTCGGCCGCGCGGTCGTGCTGGCGGTCCCGATCGCGCTGGCGTTCGCGGCGGGCTTCGGCGTCGTCGCGGTCGCGTTCGACGCCTACTCGATCGCCGGCTACGTCGGCTTCCTCGGAGCCCTGCTGCTGGTCGGGATCGCCTACGTCGCGATCGCGATCGCGGTCTCGGCGTCGACCGGCTCGACGACGAAAGCCGCCGCCGGGGTGCTGGCGTACTACCTCGTGTTCAAGTGGCTCTGGGGCGCGCTCGTGCTCGCGACCAACGCCGTCAGGGCGCGGCTCGCGACCGGCGAGTGGGTCGTCCAGATCGGCGGATTCCCCGAGTGGGTGTCGGTCATGTTCATGCTCAGCCCGCACAACGCCTACCAGATCGTGCTCCGGGACGTCGTGCTGACGGAGTACTCGGTCTGGTACGCCGAGCCGTACATGACCGCCTGGACCGGCGGGGTCGTGCTGGCGCTGTGGACCGTCGGCGCGCTGACGATCGGCCTCTGGCGGTTCGACGCCGTCGACCTGTAG
- a CDS encoding ABC transporter ATP-binding protein has translation MAAIELDGVSKRYGGVTALSDLDLAVEAGEIYGFLGPNGAGKSTTINVLLDFARPTAGAARVFGLDCQAEPVAVRERVGVLPDGFSPWDRLTGRQHVRFACESREVDADPEAILERVGIADAADRTAGDYSKGMTQRLALGMALVGDPDLLILDEPTTGLDPNGARAMRELILAERDRGATVFFSSHILDQVEAVCDRVGILRGGELVAEDSVEGLREAAGSGARLRVSVDRADPAAVDAVRELDGVTAAEIRGDEILVRCADGTKSAVVSTLEDEGVAVSDFSTEEASLEDLFREYTEAST, from the coding sequence ATGGCAGCCATCGAGCTGGACGGCGTGAGCAAACGCTACGGCGGCGTCACGGCGCTGTCGGATCTCGATCTCGCCGTCGAGGCGGGCGAGATCTACGGCTTCCTCGGCCCCAACGGCGCCGGGAAGTCGACGACGATCAACGTGTTGCTTGACTTCGCGCGGCCGACCGCGGGCGCCGCGCGGGTGTTCGGGCTGGACTGTCAGGCCGAACCGGTGGCCGTCCGCGAGCGCGTCGGCGTCCTCCCCGACGGCTTCAGCCCGTGGGACCGGCTCACGGGCCGCCAGCACGTCAGGTTCGCCTGCGAGTCCCGCGAGGTCGACGCCGATCCCGAGGCGATATTAGAGCGCGTCGGCATCGCGGACGCCGCCGACAGGACGGCCGGGGACTACTCGAAGGGGATGACCCAGCGCCTCGCGCTGGGGATGGCGCTGGTCGGCGACCCCGATCTGCTGATCTTGGACGAGCCGACGACCGGGCTCGATCCCAACGGCGCCCGGGCGATGCGCGAGCTGATCCTCGCGGAGCGCGACCGGGGCGCGACGGTGTTCTTCTCCAGCCACATCCTCGATCAGGTCGAGGCGGTCTGCGACCGCGTCGGCATCCTGCGGGGCGGCGAGCTCGTCGCCGAGGACAGCGTCGAGGGGCTGCGCGAGGCCGCCGGTTCCGGGGCGCGCCTGCGCGTGTCGGTCGACCGCGCCGATCCGGCGGCGGTCGACGCCGTCCGCGAGTTAGACGGCGTGACGGCCGCCGAAATTCGGGGCGACGAGATCCTGGTCCGCTGCGCCGACGGGACGAAGTCGGCGGTGGTGTCGACGCTCGAAGACGAGGGCGTCGCCGTCTCGGACTTCTCGACCGAGGAAGCGTCGCTGGAGGACCTCTTTCGGGAGTACACGGAGGCGTCGACATGA
- a CDS encoding alpha-amylase family glycosyl hydrolase, with protein MKRSTHIATLSSLVDAPRPDGGERRPAEDGSERGDDSSHPGPPRFVAVSETIEDPNGNDQHDRDALAPRNPDPDAEYSWSVADAPDGSDATVGADPVVSFDPDVPGAYTLELEAPDGRHELTVHAFPEEDEDDPRPRVEIDAETVGDRVVLTAAATTPPADDSIDPAVDVELYVDDRDKDVLAEASGAISASELDEPVRIYAVAAGRRYSVADAIELVPEGDSVTVERPYDPPEWLDDAVFYEIFTRRFPDQDDPTFETMAERVPYLADLGVDALWMTPFVEANSSFGTDAERGGPHGYDALDYFSVDPELGTMEEFEAFVDVCHDHGIKVVFDLVVNHTSILHPHFQAAADPDHEDHEKYRDWYRWEDEGELEPDTYFNWSTIPNLNYENPEVREFVLSIVDFWADKIDGFRCDVAWGVQHSFWKEVYERTTAKDDEFLLLDESVPYFADFSEGEFHIHHDDRLHKALSMAADGDADAILDAVERRANVGVPAYRPFLQYVENHDLDRFIAEYGREAQMAAGAATFTLPGNPMLYYGQETGLEGYRDAMNWGEFDEELNGFYRSLIEARKSIPALGSDAGIERIPFHAESDHVLAFSRVADDQRVVVLLNFADGPRSVRVGDYVETTDLRTGEAVAPTTHDDGSLEFEVDSVVVVEADRPTPGTGPEPADERAPERDFDDADGLAAVTGDDADDSE; from the coding sequence GTGAAACGTAGTACGCACATCGCCACTCTGAGTTCGCTGGTCGACGCTCCCCGCCCGGACGGCGGCGAGCGGCGACCGGCGGAAGACGGCTCCGAGCGCGGCGACGACTCCTCCCACCCCGGCCCGCCGCGGTTCGTGGCGGTCAGCGAGACGATCGAGGACCCGAACGGGAACGATCAGCACGACCGCGACGCGCTGGCGCCGCGTAATCCCGACCCGGACGCCGAGTACTCCTGGTCGGTCGCCGACGCGCCCGACGGCAGCGACGCCACCGTCGGTGCGGACCCCGTCGTCTCGTTCGATCCGGACGTGCCGGGCGCGTACACGCTCGAACTCGAGGCTCCCGACGGCCGCCACGAGCTGACCGTCCACGCGTTCCCCGAAGAGGACGAGGACGATCCGCGGCCCCGCGTGGAGATCGACGCCGAGACGGTCGGCGATCGGGTGGTCCTGACCGCCGCCGCGACGACGCCGCCGGCCGACGACTCGATCGACCCCGCCGTCGACGTCGAGCTGTACGTCGACGACCGCGACAAGGACGTTCTGGCCGAGGCGAGCGGCGCGATCTCGGCGTCCGAACTCGACGAGCCGGTGCGGATCTACGCCGTCGCGGCGGGACGCCGCTACAGCGTCGCCGACGCGATCGAGCTCGTCCCCGAGGGCGATTCGGTGACCGTCGAGCGTCCCTACGATCCGCCCGAGTGGCTCGACGACGCCGTCTTCTACGAAATCTTCACTCGTCGGTTCCCCGATCAGGACGATCCGACGTTCGAGACGATGGCCGAGCGCGTCCCCTACCTCGCCGACCTGGGCGTCGACGCGCTCTGGATGACGCCGTTCGTCGAAGCGAACAGCAGCTTCGGCACCGACGCCGAGCGCGGCGGCCCCCACGGGTACGACGCGCTGGATTACTTCTCGGTCGACCCCGAACTCGGCACGATGGAGGAGTTCGAGGCGTTCGTCGACGTCTGCCACGACCACGGTATCAAGGTCGTGTTCGATCTGGTGGTCAACCACACGTCGATCCTCCACCCGCACTTCCAGGCCGCCGCGGACCCCGACCACGAGGACCACGAGAAGTACCGCGACTGGTACCGCTGGGAGGACGAGGGCGAACTCGAACCGGACACGTACTTCAACTGGAGCACGATCCCGAACCTGAACTACGAGAACCCCGAGGTCCGGGAGTTCGTCCTCTCTATCGTCGACTTCTGGGCCGACAAGATCGACGGGTTCCGCTGCGACGTCGCCTGGGGCGTCCAGCACTCCTTCTGGAAGGAAGTGTACGAGCGCACCACGGCAAAGGACGACGAGTTTCTGCTGCTCGACGAGTCGGTGCCGTACTTCGCCGACTTCTCGGAGGGCGAGTTCCACATCCACCACGACGACCGGCTCCACAAGGCGCTGAGCATGGCCGCCGACGGCGACGCCGACGCGATCCTCGACGCCGTCGAGCGCCGGGCTAACGTCGGCGTCCCGGCGTACCGACCGTTCCTCCAGTACGTCGAGAACCACGACCTCGATCGCTTCATCGCGGAGTACGGCCGCGAGGCACAGATGGCCGCCGGCGCGGCGACGTTCACGCTGCCCGGAAATCCGATGCTGTACTACGGGCAGGAGACCGGCCTCGAAGGGTATCGCGACGCGATGAACTGGGGCGAGTTCGACGAGGAACTCAACGGATTCTACCGCTCGCTGATCGAGGCTCGCAAGTCGATCCCCGCGCTTGGCAGCGACGCCGGGATCGAGCGGATCCCGTTCCACGCCGAGTCGGATCACGTGCTCGCGTTCTCTCGAGTCGCCGACGACCAGCGCGTCGTCGTCCTGCTCAACTTCGCCGACGGTCCCCGCTCGGTTCGCGTGGGAGACTACGTCGAGACGACCGATCTGCGCACCGGCGAGGCGGTCGCGCCGACGACCCACGACGACGGCTCGCTGGAGTTCGAGGTCGACAGCGTGGTCGTCGTCGAAGCCGATCGGCCGACGCCGGGTACCGGTCCCGAACCGGCCGACGAACGCGCCCCCGAACGCGACTTTGACGACGCGGACGGACTCGCCGCCGTCACCGGCGACGACGCGGACGACTCCGAGTAA
- a CDS encoding glucodextranase DOMON-like domain-containing protein, which translates to MDRRQYLSGLVAASGLAVTGVSTVSAQSDAIASWDDATDDANGPGNYTRPTGDSYSDATWDISSFSIHSADGEYQFKLTVDGTISNSFPLENGFSHQHIQVYLRDPSASGGASAAREGVNANLAANYQIRILVDGQNGVRVQDAEGSELATGTPSVEGDSTIVFSVSQDTIGDIEAMEIVPLMLGFDGFGPGQVRTVESEASQHKFGGAENENAPNVIDLIAPGGTNQSDALAYSSDSKASIPFLAVTDDSSSGDGSSDDGSSDDGSSDDGSSDDGSSDDGSSDDGSSDDGSSDDGSSDDGSSDDGSSDDESSDDSSDDGSSDNGGSGEDDSSDEEDSGLPGFGLGVGLVGAAGGALAARHRGESDSDEA; encoded by the coding sequence ATGGACCGAAGACAGTACCTGAGCGGCTTGGTTGCGGCGAGCGGACTAGCAGTTACGGGCGTCTCGACGGTTTCGGCGCAGTCGGACGCGATCGCCTCGTGGGACGACGCCACGGACGACGCGAACGGTCCCGGCAACTACACGCGCCCGACCGGCGACAGTTACTCGGACGCGACGTGGGACATCTCGTCGTTCAGCATCCACTCGGCCGACGGCGAGTACCAGTTCAAGCTGACGGTCGATGGAACGATCTCGAACAGCTTCCCCCTGGAGAACGGCTTTTCCCACCAGCACATTCAGGTGTATCTGCGCGATCCCAGCGCGAGTGGCGGCGCCAGCGCTGCGCGTGAGGGCGTGAACGCGAATCTCGCCGCGAACTACCAGATCCGGATCCTCGTCGACGGCCAGAACGGCGTCCGCGTGCAGGACGCGGAGGGCAGCGAACTCGCCACCGGAACGCCCAGCGTCGAGGGCGATTCGACGATCGTTTTCTCGGTGTCTCAGGACACGATCGGCGACATCGAGGCGATGGAAATCGTCCCGCTGATGCTCGGCTTCGACGGGTTCGGGCCCGGTCAGGTTCGGACGGTCGAATCCGAGGCCAGTCAGCACAAGTTCGGCGGCGCGGAAAACGAGAACGCGCCGAACGTGATCGACCTGATCGCGCCGGGGGGCACGAACCAGAGCGACGCGCTCGCGTACTCCAGCGATTCCAAGGCGTCGATCCCGTTCCTCGCTGTCACCGACGATAGTAGTTCCGGCGACGGTAGCTCGGATGACGGCAGCTCCGATGACGGAAGTTCGGACGACGGAAGTTCGGACGACGGTAGCTCGGACGACGGTAGCTCGGACGACGGTAGCTCGGACGACGGTAGCTCGGACGACGGTAGCTCGGACGACGGTAGCTCCGATGATGGTAGCTCGGACGACGAGAGTTCGGACGACAGCTCCGACGACGGCAGTTCCGACAACGGCGGATCCGGCGAGGACGACAGTTCCGACGAAGAGGACAGCGGTCTCCCCGGATTTGGTCTCGGCGTCGGTCTCGTCGGTGCGGCCGGCGGTGCGCTCGCGGCGCGACATCGCGGGGAGTCGGACAGCGACGAAGCCTGA
- a CDS encoding DUF5783 family protein, giving the protein MTEFDPEQFEDKYANYFPELQRAYKNAFETMNDAYDSQLIHGIDQQVLNESEPFYEGDGEFRIELPEEPYERLTAVVVDREKFEAVLERYLDEIEAELRRVFEFED; this is encoded by the coding sequence ATGACCGAGTTCGATCCCGAGCAGTTCGAGGACAAGTACGCGAACTACTTCCCGGAGCTCCAGCGGGCCTACAAGAACGCCTTCGAGACGATGAACGACGCCTACGACTCCCAGCTGATCCACGGGATCGACCAGCAGGTGCTCAACGAGAGCGAGCCGTTCTACGAGGGCGACGGCGAGTTCCGGATCGAGCTCCCCGAGGAGCCCTACGAGCGCCTGACCGCCGTCGTCGTCGATCGCGAGAAGTTCGAGGCGGTGCTGGAGCGGTATCTCGACGAGATCGAGGCCGAACTCCGACGCGTCTTCGAGTTCGAGGACTGA
- a CDS encoding NifU family protein produces the protein MSTDTSNDGDDLEDRVANFLRRNFPQIQMHGGNAAIQDLDRETGEVSIQLGGACSGCGISPMTIQAIKSRMVKEIPEIETVHANTGEAAGHGGGGMSPSFPGESSDDDADSDEGPQAPF, from the coding sequence ATGAGCACGGACACGTCCAACGACGGCGACGACCTCGAAGATCGCGTCGCGAACTTCCTCCGCCGCAACTTCCCGCAGATCCAGATGCACGGCGGCAACGCGGCGATCCAGGACCTCGACCGGGAGACCGGCGAGGTGTCGATCCAGCTCGGCGGCGCCTGTAGCGGCTGTGGCATCTCTCCGATGACGATCCAGGCGATCAAGAGCCGGATGGTCAAGGAGATCCCCGAAATCGAGACCGTTCACGCGAACACGGGCGAGGCGGCCGGCCACGGCGGTGGCGGCATGAGCCCCTCGTTCCCCGGCGAGTCCAGCGACGACGACGCCGACTCCGACGAAGGCCCGCAGGCGCCGTTCTGA
- a CDS encoding 2-dehydropantoate 2-reductase, with product MEIVVFGAGSLGSLLGGLLAREHAVTLVGRDPHVATVAESGLRISNRIDAAVEPAATTDGTNLNAELAVVTVKAYDTDQAATALAAGSFDAALSLQNGLGNEATLANALDCEVLAGTATYGARLIEPGHAECTGVGEIVLGAPSGGASPQAERIAGAFRDADVETSASGSMPHRLWEKVAVNAGINPVTALARVPNGALAAPPARDIARRAAKETARTARAEGVDLSTDAALAALERVVETTAENRSSMLQDVAAGRRTEIDAVSEAVVERAEDHGIDAPTNELLAGVVRSWERERGLREP from the coding sequence ATGGAGATCGTCGTCTTCGGAGCCGGAAGCCTCGGGAGCCTACTGGGCGGGCTTCTCGCCCGCGAACACGCTGTGACGCTGGTGGGGCGCGACCCGCACGTCGCGACGGTCGCGGAGTCCGGACTCCGGATCTCGAATCGGATCGACGCCGCCGTCGAGCCAGCGGCGACGACCGACGGAACGAATCTGAACGCCGAGCTGGCCGTCGTGACGGTAAAAGCCTACGACACCGATCAGGCCGCGACAGCACTAGCCGCCGGATCGTTCGACGCCGCGCTGTCGCTCCAGAACGGGCTGGGCAACGAGGCGACGCTGGCGAACGCCCTCGACTGCGAGGTACTGGCGGGTACGGCGACCTACGGCGCCCGCCTGATCGAACCGGGGCACGCCGAGTGCACGGGCGTCGGCGAGATCGTTCTGGGCGCTCCGTCGGGCGGCGCTTCGCCGCAGGCCGAACGGATCGCCGGCGCGTTCCGGGACGCCGACGTCGAGACGAGCGCGTCGGGATCGATGCCCCACCGGCTCTGGGAGAAAGTCGCCGTCAACGCCGGCATCAACCCCGTGACCGCGCTCGCGCGAGTGCCGAACGGCGCACTCGCGGCGCCGCCCGCCCGCGATATCGCGAGGCGAGCTGCGAAGGAGACCGCGCGAACCGCCCGCGCCGAAGGCGTAGATCTGTCCACGGACGCGGCGCTGGCGGCCCTCGAACGCGTCGTCGAGACGACCGCCGAGAACCGGTCCTCGATGCTCCAGGACGTCGCGGCGGGACGCCGAACCGAGATCGACGCCGTCAGCGAGGCCGTCGTCGAGCGAGCTGAGGATCACGGAATCGACGCGCCGACGAACGAGCTGTTGGCGGGGGTAGTACGGAGCTGGGAACGAGAGCGTGGGCTACGAGAGCCGTAA
- a CDS encoding DUF7130 family rubredoxin-like protein, which produces MVETGEQPDDVDEEELQKLDLGMGVFDEEGNRLGEIRGFDKSGFYVTMREGYEALSVEHARSGQSFGEAELMWRCTNCGEMGAIDDGFPDECPNCGVPKEEIYYWTED; this is translated from the coding sequence ATGGTGGAAACCGGCGAGCAGCCCGACGACGTCGACGAGGAAGAGCTCCAGAAACTGGACCTGGGCATGGGCGTGTTCGACGAGGAAGGCAACCGCCTCGGTGAGATACGAGGATTCGACAAGAGCGGGTTCTACGTCACGATGCGCGAGGGGTACGAGGCGCTGTCGGTCGAGCACGCCCGGTCGGGCCAGAGCTTCGGCGAGGCGGAGTTGATGTGGCGCTGCACGAACTGCGGCGAGATGGGCGCGATCGACGACGGGTTCCCGGACGAGTGCCCGAACTGCGGCGTCCCCAAAGAAGAGATCTACTACTGGACCGAGGACTGA
- a CDS encoding DUF7130 family rubredoxin-like protein: protein MAQKERADVSLGVPIYNEDGTRLGTVRGFDDEGFYVTLAEDAVAEETERMRSGGPTGEMDLMWRCWQCGEMGKIGEIPDNCPSCDAPREDIYYWTED from the coding sequence ATGGCGCAGAAAGAGCGAGCGGACGTCAGCCTGGGGGTTCCGATCTACAACGAGGACGGAACGCGGCTCGGTACCGTCCGGGGGTTCGACGACGAGGGGTTCTACGTCACGCTGGCCGAGGACGCCGTCGCCGAGGAGACCGAACGGATGCGCTCGGGCGGGCCGACCGGCGAGATGGATCTGATGTGGCGCTGCTGGCAGTGCGGCGAGATGGGGAAGATCGGCGAGATTCCCGATAACTGTCCGTCCTGTGACGCACCTCGCGAGGACATCTACTACTGGACCGAGGACTGA